The following are from one region of the Blastocatellia bacterium genome:
- a CDS encoding amidohydrolase family protein: MKKTVAQIICFFLIITLFYPITLAQTKSPNAKQKAEQAKSSVVLVKNATVWTMAKQGLLQKADFLVRNGKIAEIGENIAPPAGAIVIDATGKHLTPGLIDCHSHSAARGGVNEAVYSISPEVRVDDVIDMEDPDIYRQLAGGLTAANVLHGSANAIGGQNAVVKLKWNATREDMLFKDAPAGIKFALGENPKRSNFNPPGAERRYPNTRMGVEELVREKFLAARDYMKEWDDYNKLNDSEKARQQPPRRDLQLDALSEILQGKRLVHSHCYRQDEILALIRLAEEFGFRITTFQHVLEGYKVADEMAQHGVGGSTFSDWWAFKLEAYDAIPYNGTIMNSRGVLVSFNSDSGELARRMNLEAAKAVKYGGLDEVEALKFVTLNPAKQLKIDNRVGSLEVGKDADFVIWSGHPLSVYSVAEQTWVDGAKEFDRQADLAERDSIEQERKDLIEKIKAENKKLDKSKADKPTSDNKDSKPEADKKVEDKAEAKTENTKPKRQVPSAQQINYQDRLSKTSESFAIVGATVHPVSGAAITNGTVICEQGKIKAVGTNLPIPKGVKVIDGKGKHLYPGLIAANTSLGLIEIGSVSGSVDLAEIGSINANVNTEIAVNPDSELIPVTRANGITHALTRPEGGLVSGKSAVIRLDGWTWEDLRAGGDIALHIQWPAIPPPTRPTTDPTQLTQQEERKKAYERNLKSIKKSFEDAEAYLQAKNAAGKAGAKTFKVDSNLEAMIPVITGKTPVIIHAEETRQIKNAIKWAEEEGIRMILAGSTDLWRVADLLKEKQIPVIITGILNTPARDDEPYDTAYAVAAKLHSKGVKFCIATSGGNFDTAFSRNLPYHAAMAAAFGLPKEEALKAVTLYPAEILGLGANLGSIEVGKSASLILTTGDPLEIRTKILAEYIDGREVKLNNNKHYRLYEKYNNRPKY; the protein is encoded by the coding sequence ATGAAAAAGACAGTTGCACAAATAATTTGTTTCTTTTTAATTATCACTTTGTTTTATCCAATTACTTTGGCTCAAACCAAATCACCAAATGCAAAACAAAAAGCCGAGCAAGCTAAATCTTCAGTTGTTTTAGTTAAAAATGCTACCGTTTGGACTATGGCTAAACAAGGTCTTTTACAGAAGGCTGACTTTTTAGTTCGTAATGGGAAAATTGCTGAAATTGGAGAAAATATAGCTCCACCAGCAGGGGCAATAGTTATTGACGCTACAGGAAAACACTTAACCCCAGGGCTAATTGATTGTCATAGCCATTCAGCCGCACGCGGTGGGGTAAATGAAGCTGTTTATAGCATTAGTCCAGAAGTAAGAGTTGATGATGTTATTGATATGGAAGATCCAGATATTTACCGCCAATTAGCTGGTGGTCTAACTGCTGCTAATGTGCTTCATGGTTCGGCTAATGCTATTGGTGGTCAAAATGCAGTAGTTAAGCTTAAATGGAATGCTACTAGGGAAGATATGTTATTTAAGGATGCACCAGCAGGAATTAAATTTGCGTTAGGTGAAAATCCTAAACGCTCAAATTTTAATCCTCCAGGAGCAGAAAGACGCTATCCTAATACTCGAATGGGTGTAGAAGAATTAGTAAGGGAAAAATTCTTAGCTGCACGTGACTATATGAAAGAATGGGACGACTACAATAAATTAAATGATTCAGAAAAAGCACGTCAGCAACCACCTCGACGAGACTTACAGCTAGATGCGCTCTCAGAAATTTTACAGGGTAAACGCTTAGTGCATTCTCATTGTTATCGTCAAGATGAAATTCTAGCCCTAATTCGCCTAGCAGAAGAATTTGGTTTTCGCATCACAACTTTTCAACACGTTCTAGAAGGCTATAAGGTTGCTGACGAAATGGCACAACACGGGGTTGGCGGCTCAACCTTTAGTGATTGGTGGGCTTTTAAGTTAGAAGCTTATGATGCAATTCCTTACAACGGAACTATTATGAATAGTCGCGGTGTACTAGTTTCCTTTAATTCTGATTCTGGCGAACTAGCCCGACGAATGAATTTAGAAGCTGCTAAAGCTGTTAAATATGGCGGTCTGGATGAGGTAGAAGCACTTAAGTTTGTAACTCTTAACCCTGCTAAACAACTTAAAATAGACAATCGTGTAGGCTCTTTAGAAGTAGGAAAAGATGCTGATTTTGTTATTTGGTCAGGTCATCCACTTTCTGTTTACTCAGTTGCAGAACAAACTTGGGTAGATGGTGCTAAGGAATTTGACCGACAAGCAGACCTTGCCGAACGTGATTCCATTGAACAAGAACGTAAAGATCTAATTGAAAAAATTAAGGCTGAAAATAAAAAGCTAGATAAATCTAAAGCTGACAAACCCACATCTGATAACAAGGATTCAAAGCCAGAGGCTGATAAAAAAGTAGAAGATAAAGCAGAAGCTAAAACAGAAAATACAAAACCAAAGCGTCAAGTTCCATCTGCACAGCAAATCAATTATCAAGACCGATTATCAAAAACTAGCGAGTCATTTGCTATTGTTGGTGCAACAGTTCATCCAGTTAGCGGAGCAGCAATTACTAATGGTACAGTGATTTGTGAACAAGGAAAAATAAAGGCTGTTGGGACTAATTTGCCAATACCAAAAGGAGTAAAAGTTATTGATGGCAAAGGTAAACATCTTTATCCAGGTTTAATTGCTGCTAATACTTCTTTAGGTTTAATAGAAATTGGTTCTGTTAGTGGGAGTGTAGATTTAGCAGAAATAGGTAGTATTAATGCTAATGTCAACACAGAAATAGCTGTTAATCCAGACTCAGAATTAATTCCTGTAACCCGTGCTAATGGAATTACTCACGCGCTAACACGTCCTGAAGGAGGTTTAGTTAGCGGTAAATCGGCGGTAATTCGTTTAGATGGTTGGACTTGGGAAGATTTACGTGCTGGAGGAGATATTGCGCTGCATATCCAATGGCCTGCTATACCTCCACCAACGCGACCAACTACCGACCCAACACAGCTAACCCAACAAGAAGAGCGTAAGAAAGCTTATGAGAGAAATCTTAAGTCAATCAAAAAATCTTTTGAAGATGCAGAAGCTTACTTACAAGCAAAAAATGCTGCTGGTAAAGCAGGGGCTAAAACTTTTAAGGTAGACTCTAACCTTGAAGCAATGATTCCTGTTATTACAGGTAAAACACCTGTAATTATTCATGCTGAGGAAACACGTCAGATAAAAAATGCAATCAAATGGGCTGAAGAAGAAGGAATAAGGATGATTTTAGCTGGTTCAACAGATCTTTGGCGTGTAGCTGACCTGCTAAAAGAAAAACAAATTCCAGTAATTATTACAGGGATTCTTAACACTCCAGCGCGGGACGACGAGCCTTATGATACTGCATATGCTGTTGCTGCAAAGCTACATTCAAAAGGTGTTAAGTTTTGCATTGCTACATCTGGAGGTAATTTTGACACAGCATTTAGCCGTAACTTACCTTATCATGCAGCTATGGCAGCAGCCTTTGGTTTACCCAAAGAGGAAGCCTTAAAAGCAGTAACACTTTATCCAGCAGAAATTCTAGGTTTAGGTGCTAATTTAGGGTCAATTGAAGTAGGCAAATCAGCTAGCTTGATTTTAACTACAGGAGATCCTTTAGAAATTAGAACAAAAATTTTAGCTGAATATATCGATGGTCGAGAAGTTAAATTAAACAATAATAAACATTATCGACTTTATGAAAAATACAATAACCGTCCTAAGTATTAA
- a CDS encoding serine/threonine-protein kinase PknK: MALNAVNSTDPIIGRKLGDFLVKEKLGEGGFGAVYKATQIILARKAVIKILHTRHRTNQNILERFKREAHLASRLEHPYCAHVYSFGAEPDGLLWIAMEMVQGTTLDTWLKLNGAMPLNRFIPLFDKICEVIHTAHELGIIHRDIKPANIMVISRAGRLLPKLLDFGIAKDLSLISNAIAQNNDISQETNNLLPSGSDAGTGERTLLSDFPKSSDASQVTALQKPTTEKEPKQEIVNDDENSNAMTLISEDAHKKNIASKTALDNELIDSNQPITHTKGVVGSPKYMSPEQWKGAVKVGIPSDIYALGVTAYEILTSKAPFKGSGIALMTAHLNDPVPALDVGFPEKLSWVLAKAMAKDPKERYQSALEFSQEIKIAVSFNEEPYNLPQLNNLLLSEILNDAPRPIAESVANLNAARNAFQLRDNILVVFRVVIRYLGLLALISHRNTKLINKDSENILATIKKLRLSGLSESEWISFIGVLCNPFASQKDLHPIPELVALFLTSDNQIPKKLNSSLVALLDLTQTHTIIKKEEQLTQDLVPVLEELTNFLSAVSFLNNYYLVIPNDEIQSIGEKWMGAIKLNKTKISLKGKNFVVDHPTLTDAEGNIIISLWPLVQIASPSLGQNKELFLLEGNGRQSAKLISLPSGFEKEDEAPWQWLKEVFFTEEEKQTTLVIEESPYPGLTTFKSENANLFYGREREIESVLNRLKITPFLAIVGPSGTGKSSFVQAGIIPNLGKNWLTVTLRPSVTPIANLLAKLDKQEFNINKFNHLKNDEKFLSYVLQDVAKNKHASILLVVDQFEELFTLCSDKDEQQLYAKYLSNAAYSEEEPIRIIITLRDDFLIKVKSLSGLQDKITQNLELLTTPETMDLLRILVEPAKKLNYVFEDSELPKEIVQTVKQEASALPLLAFTVAKLWEFRDQQFKQIRRKTYESMGGVGGALARHAESMIEQMSQSERSLVKEAFRHLITSEGTRTTLTRQELLELLGSNKDSEIVLEKLINNRLLVSAEGEKGTERIELVHEALLSSWPRLINWRQEMAEGARLRDQLRIAAQQWHERNRPKGLLWRDEALKEYQLWRERYQGKLTNLEEEFASMSLQEATYSQRLRRRLVVSAITMLVIGVALLFINNKEQKNNY, encoded by the coding sequence ATGGCTCTAAATGCTGTAAATTCTACAGATCCAATAATTGGGCGCAAATTGGGAGATTTTTTGGTTAAGGAAAAATTAGGTGAAGGTGGTTTTGGTGCTGTTTATAAAGCCACTCAAATTATTTTAGCCCGTAAAGCAGTAATAAAAATCCTTCATACTAGACATCGAACTAACCAAAATATACTTGAGCGTTTTAAGCGAGAGGCTCACCTAGCTTCCCGGCTAGAACACCCATATTGTGCGCATGTTTATTCATTTGGTGCAGAGCCGGATGGATTGCTTTGGATTGCTATGGAAATGGTGCAAGGCACTACTTTAGATACTTGGTTAAAACTTAATGGAGCAATGCCACTAAATCGTTTTATACCTCTTTTTGATAAAATTTGCGAAGTTATACATACAGCACATGAATTAGGGATTATTCACCGAGATATTAAACCTGCTAATATTATGGTTATTTCTCGTGCTGGTCGATTGTTACCTAAATTGCTAGATTTTGGTATTGCTAAAGATTTGTCTTTGATAAGTAATGCTATAGCACAAAATAATGATATCTCTCAGGAAACAAACAATTTATTACCTAGTGGATCTGATGCAGGTACAGGAGAAAGAACCTTATTAAGTGATTTTCCAAAATCATCAGATGCTAGTCAAGTCACCGCATTACAAAAACCTACAACGGAGAAAGAGCCAAAACAGGAAATAGTAAACGATGATGAAAATTCAAACGCTATGACTCTAATTAGTGAAGATGCCCATAAAAAAAATATAGCTAGTAAAACAGCTTTAGATAATGAATTAATAGATTCAAATCAACCTATTACACATACAAAAGGAGTTGTTGGATCACCTAAATATATGTCTCCAGAGCAATGGAAAGGTGCTGTTAAAGTAGGTATACCAAGTGATATATATGCGTTAGGGGTAACTGCTTATGAGATACTTACCTCTAAAGCTCCATTCAAAGGCTCAGGCATAGCTTTGATGACAGCACATCTTAATGATCCTGTGCCAGCACTAGATGTGGGTTTTCCTGAAAAACTGTCTTGGGTTCTAGCAAAGGCAATGGCAAAAGATCCTAAAGAACGTTATCAAAGTGCTTTAGAATTTTCCCAAGAAATTAAAATAGCTGTTTCATTTAATGAAGAACCATATAACTTACCACAATTAAATAATTTATTACTTTCAGAAATACTAAATGATGCTCCTAGGCCAATTGCTGAGTCTGTAGCTAATTTGAATGCTGCAAGAAATGCTTTTCAATTAAGAGATAACATTTTAGTAGTATTTCGTGTAGTAATCCGATATTTAGGACTTTTAGCACTTATCAGCCATAGAAACACCAAACTTATCAATAAAGATTCTGAAAATATTTTAGCTACAATTAAGAAATTACGTCTATCAGGATTAAGTGAAAGTGAGTGGATTAGTTTTATTGGGGTTCTTTGCAATCCTTTTGCTAGCCAAAAAGACCTTCATCCAATCCCAGAATTAGTAGCTTTATTTTTAACAAGCGATAATCAAATACCAAAAAAGTTAAATAGCAGTTTGGTAGCTTTACTAGATTTAACACAAACCCACACTATTATTAAAAAAGAAGAGCAACTGACTCAGGATTTAGTACCTGTTTTAGAAGAGCTAACAAACTTTTTGTCTGCTGTAAGTTTTTTGAATAATTATTATTTAGTGATTCCTAATGATGAAATTCAATCAATTGGGGAAAAATGGATGGGTGCTATCAAACTCAATAAAACAAAAATTTCATTAAAGGGCAAAAACTTTGTAGTTGACCATCCAACCCTAACAGATGCTGAGGGTAATATAATAATTTCTCTTTGGCCTTTAGTACAAATTGCTAGTCCATCTTTGGGACAAAACAAAGAATTATTTTTGTTAGAAGGAAATGGTAGACAATCGGCAAAGCTGATTTCTTTGCCATCTGGTTTTGAGAAAGAGGATGAAGCTCCTTGGCAATGGTTAAAAGAAGTATTTTTTACTGAAGAAGAAAAACAAACTACTTTGGTTATAGAAGAATCTCCATATCCTGGATTAACTACCTTTAAGAGTGAAAATGCTAATTTGTTTTATGGTAGGGAAAGAGAAATAGAAAGTGTACTAAATCGATTAAAAATAACTCCATTTTTGGCTATAGTTGGCCCATCAGGAACAGGTAAAAGTTCTTTTGTTCAAGCTGGAATTATTCCAAATTTAGGAAAAAATTGGCTAACAGTAACTCTTAGACCATCAGTAACACCTATAGCAAATTTACTAGCAAAACTAGATAAACAAGAATTTAATATTAATAAGTTTAATCATCTAAAAAACGATGAAAAATTTTTAAGCTATGTTTTACAAGATGTTGCTAAAAACAAACATGCTTCTATTTTGTTGGTTGTTGATCAATTTGAAGAACTTTTTACTTTATGCTCAGATAAAGATGAACAGCAGCTATATGCAAAATATTTATCTAATGCAGCTTATTCTGAAGAAGAGCCTATTCGCATTATTATTACTTTGCGAGATGACTTTTTGATCAAAGTTAAATCATTATCAGGGTTACAAGATAAAATTACCCAGAATCTAGAATTACTTACTACTCCAGAAACTATGGATCTTCTTAGAATCCTAGTAGAACCAGCTAAAAAGCTAAATTATGTATTTGAAGATTCAGAATTGCCAAAAGAAATAGTTCAAACTGTTAAGCAAGAGGCTAGTGCTTTACCTTTGCTAGCGTTTACGGTTGCAAAATTATGGGAGTTTAGAGATCAACAATTTAAGCAAATACGACGCAAAACCTATGAATCTATGGGAGGTGTTGGGGGTGCTTTAGCTCGTCATGCTGAAAGTATGATAGAACAGATGTCTCAATCAGAACGCTCTTTAGTAAAAGAGGCTTTTAGGCATTTAATAACTAGTGAAGGTACTCGTACCACTTTGACTAGACAAGAGTTATTAGAGCTTTTAGGAAGTAATAAAGATAGTGAAATTGTGCTAGAAAAATTAATTAATAATCGCTTGTTGGTTAGTGCAGAAGGGGAAAAAGGAACAGAGCGCATAGAATTAGTGCATGAAGCTTTATTATCAAGTTGGCC